In the Kribbella sp. NBC_00482 genome, one interval contains:
- a CDS encoding LLM class flavin-dependent oxidoreductase, which produces MRTVDMKIGVMLPLGAGDGPDGGMPRWKDVRAVAEAADQSGLDSVWLADHFLYRDPEGQVFGMHDSWTLLSAIAAVTTRVELGNMVLCASFRDPGLTAKMAATLDEVSGGRLTLGVGAGWHDPEYEAFGLPTDHRVARFTEWLEIVARLIRGETVTYNGTYYKVQGANLDPAPPHQIPILVAGHRPRMMQLIAQWADAWNTAWYGAPNLQVEERLETLRQALITANRPQEAVARTAGIIVRDPDQPTADPNPNAIPVQALPEAVTAYQKLGVNHLIISPEPMTPRSIERIAEATS; this is translated from the coding sequence ATGCGAACCGTGGACATGAAGATCGGTGTGATGCTTCCGCTCGGCGCCGGCGACGGCCCCGATGGCGGGATGCCCCGATGGAAGGACGTGCGAGCGGTCGCGGAGGCGGCCGACCAGAGCGGACTGGACTCCGTCTGGCTCGCGGACCACTTCCTCTACCGCGATCCGGAGGGCCAGGTCTTCGGCATGCACGACAGCTGGACCCTCCTGAGCGCGATCGCCGCGGTCACGACCCGCGTCGAACTAGGAAACATGGTCCTCTGCGCATCATTCCGAGACCCCGGCCTGACCGCAAAGATGGCCGCGACTCTCGACGAGGTCTCCGGCGGCCGCCTGACCCTAGGCGTAGGCGCAGGCTGGCACGACCCCGAGTACGAAGCCTTCGGCCTACCCACCGACCACCGAGTAGCCAGATTCACCGAGTGGCTAGAGATAGTCGCCCGCCTAATCCGAGGCGAAACAGTCACCTACAACGGCACCTACTACAAGGTGCAAGGCGCCAACCTGGACCCCGCCCCACCCCACCAAATCCCGATCCTCGTAGCAGGCCACCGCCCAAGAATGATGCAGCTGATCGCCCAATGGGCAGACGCCTGGAACACAGCCTGGTACGGCGCCCCGAACCTGCAGGTAGAGGAACGCCTGGAAACCCTCCGCCAAGCCCTCATCACCGCCAACCGCCCCCAAGAAGCAGTAGCCCGCACAGCAGGCATCATCGTCCGCGACCCGGACCAGCCCACCGCAGACCCCAACCCCAACGCCATCCCAGTACAAGCCCTCCCCGAGGCGGTCACGGCGTACCAGAAACTAGGCGTCAACCACCTGATCATCTCCCCCGAACCAATGACCCCACGCTCAATAGAACGCATAGCCGAAGCAACCAGCTGA
- a CDS encoding phosphoribosyltransferase, translating into MRRPYPDRAAAGRVLADELGSVGGSVLVLGLARGGVPVAAPVADVLDAELDVLIVRKLGLPDQPELAMGAIAGVGEELHVVRNEAIAAEVDPETLEAVRRQEVRELRRREQAYRGDRPPIDVRDRVVILIDDGLATGATMRAAVEAVRRHRPARVVVAVPVGGIESCRRLSRVADQVVCAWIPQYFTAVGQAYRDFSPVSDDAVRRVLAESTARRPGG; encoded by the coding sequence ATGAGGAGGCCGTACCCGGATCGGGCGGCCGCGGGCCGCGTGCTGGCCGACGAGCTCGGATCGGTCGGCGGTTCCGTACTGGTCCTCGGGCTGGCGCGGGGCGGCGTACCCGTCGCGGCTCCGGTCGCGGACGTCCTGGACGCGGAGCTCGACGTACTGATCGTGCGCAAGCTCGGGCTGCCCGATCAGCCCGAGCTGGCGATGGGCGCGATCGCCGGCGTCGGCGAGGAGTTGCACGTGGTCCGCAACGAGGCGATCGCGGCGGAGGTCGACCCGGAGACGCTGGAGGCCGTACGCCGGCAGGAGGTCCGGGAACTGCGCCGCCGCGAGCAGGCGTACCGGGGCGACCGGCCGCCGATCGACGTACGGGATCGCGTGGTGATCTTGATCGACGACGGCCTCGCGACCGGCGCGACGATGCGAGCTGCGGTAGAAGCAGTACGACGCCATCGCCCGGCGCGCGTCGTCGTCGCCGTACCCGTGGGCGGGATCGAGAGCTGTCGGCGGCTGTCGCGGGTCGCGGATCAGGTGGTCTGCGCGTGGATCCCGCAGTACTTCACCGCGGTCGGCCAGGCGTACCGGGACTTCTCGCCGGTCAGTGACGACGCAGTACGGCGAGTGCTCGCAGAAAGCACAGCACGGCGCCCCGGCGGATGA
- a CDS encoding phosphoenolpyruvate carboxykinase (GTP): MTTTASPTHTETATSPAATETLPAAAPTQYDLTDAPTRHAGLLAWAAEVAALTQPDRIHWVDGSDAEYAKLTDELIAAGTMVRLNDEKKPNSFWVRTDPSDVARVEQRTFICSVEEKDAGPTNNWMAPAEMKATLTELYRGSMRGRTMYVVPFCMGPLTADKPMFGVEITDSAYVVASMRIMCRTGADVLEKLGADSSYVPCLHSVGAPLAPGQQDVPWPCNEEKYIVQFPEERAIWSYGSGYGGNSLLGKKCYSLRIASAMARDEGWLAEHMLILKLISPEKKVHYIAAAFPSACGKTNLAMLDPTLEGWEVETLGDDIAWMRFGKDGRLYAVNPEFGLFGVAPGTGWKTNPNAMRTIEKGNSVFTNVALTDDGDVWWEGYSPTPPDHLTDWKGREWTPDSGELSSHPNSRFCTPIKQCPIIADEYDDPNGVPISAIIFGGRRATTVPLVTESRDWAHGVFMGATLSSETTAAAVGQVGVVRRDPMAMLPFLGYDAGQYFDHWLTVGKQHDAAQLPKIFYVNWFRKDEAGKFVWPGFGENSRVLKWVIERIEGQADAVETPVGRVPAADALDVAGLDMTVQDLEIALDVDVEEWKAEIPLIEEWFAKLGDTVPAELKVELDHLKARLG; this comes from the coding sequence ATGACGACCACCGCCAGCCCGACCCATACCGAGACCGCCACCTCACCAGCCGCCACGGAAACCCTCCCGGCCGCAGCGCCCACCCAGTACGACCTGACCGACGCACCGACCCGCCACGCCGGCCTGCTGGCCTGGGCGGCCGAGGTCGCCGCGCTCACGCAGCCCGACCGGATCCACTGGGTCGACGGCTCGGACGCGGAGTACGCCAAGCTCACCGACGAACTGATCGCGGCCGGCACCATGGTCCGGCTGAACGACGAGAAGAAGCCGAACTCGTTCTGGGTCCGCACCGACCCGTCGGACGTCGCCCGGGTCGAGCAGCGCACGTTCATCTGCTCGGTCGAGGAGAAGGACGCGGGTCCGACCAACAACTGGATGGCGCCGGCCGAGATGAAGGCGACGCTGACGGAGCTGTACCGCGGTTCGATGCGCGGCCGGACGATGTACGTCGTCCCGTTCTGCATGGGCCCGTTGACCGCGGACAAGCCGATGTTCGGCGTCGAGATCACCGACTCGGCGTACGTCGTCGCGTCGATGCGGATCATGTGCCGTACCGGCGCCGACGTCCTCGAGAAGCTCGGCGCCGATTCGTCGTACGTCCCCTGCCTGCACTCGGTCGGTGCGCCGCTGGCGCCCGGCCAGCAGGATGTGCCGTGGCCGTGCAACGAGGAGAAGTACATCGTCCAGTTCCCCGAGGAGCGGGCGATCTGGTCCTACGGCTCCGGGTACGGCGGTAACTCGCTGCTCGGCAAGAAGTGCTACTCGCTGCGGATCGCGTCGGCGATGGCTCGGGACGAGGGCTGGCTCGCCGAGCACATGCTGATCCTGAAGCTGATCTCGCCGGAGAAGAAGGTGCACTACATCGCGGCCGCCTTCCCGAGCGCCTGCGGCAAGACGAACCTGGCGATGCTCGACCCGACTCTGGAGGGGTGGGAGGTCGAGACGCTGGGCGACGACATCGCCTGGATGCGCTTCGGGAAGGACGGCCGGCTGTACGCCGTGAACCCGGAGTTCGGGCTCTTCGGTGTTGCCCCCGGCACCGGCTGGAAGACCAACCCGAACGCGATGCGCACGATCGAGAAGGGCAACTCGGTCTTCACCAACGTCGCGCTCACCGATGACGGCGACGTGTGGTGGGAGGGCTACTCGCCGACCCCGCCGGACCACCTGACCGACTGGAAGGGCCGCGAGTGGACGCCGGACTCGGGCGAGCTGTCCAGCCACCCGAACAGCCGGTTCTGCACGCCGATCAAGCAGTGCCCGATCATCGCCGACGAGTACGACGACCCGAACGGCGTACCGATCTCCGCGATCATCTTCGGCGGCCGCCGCGCGACGACGGTCCCGCTGGTGACCGAGTCCCGCGACTGGGCGCACGGTGTCTTCATGGGCGCGACGCTGTCCTCGGAGACCACCGCGGCGGCGGTCGGCCAGGTGGGCGTCGTACGACGGGACCCGATGGCGATGCTGCCGTTCCTCGGGTACGACGCGGGACAGTACTTCGACCACTGGCTGACCGTCGGCAAGCAGCACGACGCGGCGCAGCTGCCGAAGATCTTCTACGTGAACTGGTTCCGCAAGGACGAGGCCGGCAAGTTCGTCTGGCCGGGCTTCGGTGAGAACAGCCGCGTGCTGAAGTGGGTCATCGAGCGGATCGAGGGCCAGGCGGACGCGGTCGAGACCCCGGTCGGCCGGGTGCCGGCCGCGGACGCGCTCGACGTCGCCGGGCTGGACATGACCGTGCAGGACCTGGAGATCGCGCTCGACGTCGACGTCGAGGAGTGGAAGGCCGAGATCCCGCTGATCGAGGAGTGGTTCGCGAAGCTCGGCGACACCGTCCCGGCCGAGCTCAAGGTCGAGCTCGACCACCTCAAGGCCCGGCTGGGCTGA